The following are from one region of the Planctomycetota bacterium genome:
- the carB gene encoding carbamoyl phosphate synthase large subunit (four CarB-CarA dimers form the carbamoyl phosphate synthetase holoenzyme that catalyzes the production of carbamoyl phosphate; CarB is responsible for the amidotransferase activity) codes for MPKRTDIKKILVIGSGPIIIGQACEFDYSGTQACKALRAEGYEVVLINSNPATIMTDPEFGDRTYIEPITPEFVEAIIREERPDALLPTVGGQTALNCARALAQSGVLERYGVEMIGANPQAIEKAESRELFKQA; via the coding sequence ATGCCTAAGCGAACCGACATCAAGAAGATCCTGGTCATCGGCTCCGGCCCGATTATCATCGGCCAGGCCTGCGAGTTCGATTACTCCGGGACCCAGGCGTGCAAGGCCCTCCGGGCGGAGGGGTACGAGGTGGTCCTTATCAACTCGAACCCGGCGACGATCATGACGGACCCGGAGTTCGGCGACCGGACGTACATCGAGCCGATCACGCCGGAGTTCGTCGAGGCCATCATCCGCGAGGAACGGCCGGACGCCCTGCTGCCGACCGTCGGCGGCCAGACGGCCCTCAACTGCGCCCGGGCACTCGCGCAAAGCGGCGTCCTCGAACGGTACGGCGTGGAGATGATCGGGGCGAACCCCCAGGCCATCGAGAAGGCCGAGAGCCGCGAACTCTTCAAGCAGGC
- the carA gene encoding glutamine-hydrolyzing carbamoyl-phosphate synthase small subunit, producing the protein MSRPAILALEDGRTFEGRAFGALAEASGEIIFNTSMTGYQEVVTDPSYRGQIVAMTYPLIGNYGVNEEDVESHRPWVEGFVVRELSRLRSNWRSTKDLGTYLKENGVPGIEGVDTRALTKHIRQIGAMRGVLSSRDLDPKRLVAKAKASPGLVGRDLIREVTSDEAWEWEPNGDRAALRVVVLDYGVKYGILRRLREIGCRVIVVPAGATPEAIADQKPDGILLSNGPGDPAAAPYAVETIRQLVERPPGGKAIPIFGICMGHQMLGQALGGRTFKLKFGHHGANHPVKDTRTGKVAITVQNHGFCVDIESLGRADVEVTHMNLNDGTLEGLEHRRLPLFSVQFHPEASPGPHDARYLFDRFVEMMRPGHA; encoded by the coding sequence TTGAGCCGGCCGGCCATCCTCGCCCTGGAAGACGGCCGCACCTTCGAAGGCCGCGCGTTCGGCGCCCTCGCCGAAGCGTCCGGCGAAATCATCTTCAACACGAGCATGACGGGTTACCAGGAAGTGGTGACCGACCCGTCGTACCGCGGGCAGATCGTGGCGATGACGTATCCGCTGATCGGGAACTACGGCGTCAACGAGGAAGACGTCGAGTCGCACCGCCCGTGGGTCGAGGGGTTTGTGGTGCGGGAACTCAGCCGCCTGCGCTCCAACTGGCGCTCGACGAAAGACCTTGGGACATATCTGAAGGAGAACGGCGTCCCGGGCATCGAAGGCGTGGACACGCGGGCCCTGACGAAACACATCCGCCAGATCGGGGCCATGCGGGGCGTCCTGTCGAGCCGCGACCTCGACCCGAAGCGCCTCGTCGCCAAAGCCAAAGCGTCGCCCGGCCTCGTCGGCCGAGACCTCATTCGGGAAGTCACCTCCGATGAGGCCTGGGAGTGGGAGCCGAACGGCGACCGGGCGGCCCTTCGCGTCGTGGTGCTGGACTACGGCGTCAAGTACGGCATTCTGCGTCGGCTGCGAGAAATCGGGTGCCGCGTCATCGTCGTCCCGGCCGGCGCGACGCCCGAGGCCATCGCCGATCAGAAACCCGACGGGATTCTGCTCTCGAACGGTCCCGGCGACCCCGCCGCTGCGCCGTATGCCGTCGAGACGATTCGCCAACTCGTCGAGCGCCCGCCCGGAGGGAAAGCGATCCCGATCTTCGGCATTTGCATGGGGCATCAGATGCTCGGCCAGGCGCTGGGCGGGCGGACGTTCAAACTGAAGTTCGGCCACCACGGGGCGAACCATCCTGTGAAGGACACGCGCACGGGCAAGGTGGCCATCACGGTGCAGAACCACGGCTTCTGCGTGGACATCGAGTCGCTCGGGCGCGCGGACGTCGAGGTCACCCACATGAACCTCAACGACGGGACGCTCGAGGGCCTGGAGCACCGTCGGCTGCCGCTGTTCTCGGTGCAGTTCCATCCGGAGGCGTCGCCCGGACCGCACGACGCCCGCTACTTGTTCGACCGATTCGTGGAGATGATGCGCCCCGGCCATGCCTAA